One stretch of Armigeres subalbatus isolate Guangzhou_Male chromosome 2, GZ_Asu_2, whole genome shotgun sequence DNA includes these proteins:
- the LOC134218499 gene encoding AP-2 complex subunit mu yields MIGGLFVYNHKGEVLISRVYRDDIGRNAVDAFRVNVIHARQQVRSPVTNIARTSFFHIKRANIWLAAVTKQNVNAAMVFEFLLKIIDVMQSYFGKISEENIKNNFVLIYELLDEILDFGYPQNSDTGVLKTFITQQGIKTATKEEQAQITSQVTGQIGWRREGIKYRRNELFLDVLEYVNLLMSPQGQVLSAHVAGKVVMKSYLSGMPECKFGINDKIVMEAKGRSGISGNADNEASRSGKPVVVIDDCQFHQCVKLSKFETEHSISFIPPDGEFELMRYRTTKDISLPFRVIPLVREVGRTKMEVKVVLKSNFKPSLLGQKIEVKIPTPLNTSGVQLICLKGKAKYKASENAIVWKIKRMAGMKETQLSAEIELLETDTKKKWTRPPISMNFEVPFAPSGFKVRYLKVFESKLNYSDHDVIKWVRYIGRSGLYETRC; encoded by the exons ATGATTGGCGGACTGTTCGTTTACAACCATAAGGGCGAGGTGTTGATCTCCCGCGTTTATCGGGATGACATTGGGCGGAATGCCGTTGATGCCTTCCGGGTGAATGTGATCCATGCGCGGCAGCAGGTTCGCTCGCCGGTGACCAACATCGCTAGGACCAGTTTCTTCCACATTAAG CGTGCGAATATTTGGCTGGCTGCAGTTACAAAACAAAACGTGAACGCTGCCATGGTATTTGAGTTTCTGCTGAAAATCATAGATGTGATGCAGTCGTACTTTGGAAAGATATCTGAGGAGAACATCAAGAATAATTTCGTACTGATTTACGAGTTACTAGATG AAATCCTGGACTTTGGTTATCCACAAAACTCGGATACCGGTGTGCTCAAGACGTTCATCACACAGCAAGGTATCAAGACGGCCACCAAAGAGGAACAGGCCCAGATCACATCACAGGTAACGGGCCAAATCGGCTGGCGTCGCGAGGGCATCAAGTATCGTCGAAACGAACTGTTCCTCGATGTGCTTGAGTACGTCAATCTGCTAATGAGTCCCCAGGGTCAGGTTCTATCGGCTCACGTTGCCGGCAAGGTTGTTATGAAGTCATACCTCTCCG GCATGCCTGAATGTAAATTCGGCATTAATGACAAGATCGTAATGGAAGCGAAGGGTCGCAGCGGCATCTCCGGAAATGCGGACAACGAAGCATCTCGTTCGGGCAAGCCCGTTGTTGTGATCGACGACTGTCAGTTCCACCAGTGCGTCAAGTTGAGTAAGTTCGAGACGGAACATTCGATCAGCTTCATTCCACCGGATGGTGAATTTGAGCTGATGCGCTACCGCACGACCAAGGACATTTCGTTGCCATTCCGAGTGATTCCGCTGGTGCGAGAAGTGGGCCGCACGAAAATGGAAGTCAAGGTGGTGCTCAAGTCTAACTTCAAACCATCGCTGCTCGGGCAGAAGATCGAGGTGAAAATTCCCACACCGCTCAACACGTCCGGCGTTCAGCTAATCTGTCTGAAGGGCAAGGCCAAGTACAAGGCGTCCGAGAATGCCATTGTGTGGAA GATCAAACGCATGGCTGGAATGAAGGAAACACAGCTTTCGGCTGAAATTGAACTGCTGGAAACCGACACGAAGAAGAAGTGGACCCGACCTCCGATCTCAATGAACTTTGAGGTTCCGTTTGCACCATCAGGGTTTAAG